A single genomic interval of Sulfurovum sp. TSL6 harbors:
- a CDS encoding putative PEP-binding protein translates to MYLFKNLFSKPLSVPLSVTSNNGFHLRPVAQFATLAKSFPCQITATFHNKSVDAKGVNTLLSLSLEKGDTFILVAKGEKAEVALEKLQLLFETLMQEDKEIQKIEKSAYSYEGSVIEGEIISEGIAIAPTYTYHTTKVQHQSEMDFRTALSQSTKELETLYRNKEDDENSAIYLAQKELLISLGTHCQTLTELEEKVEEESRKLVGTKLDTKTSDYQDILQRVKKHLGLEIKVTFPDTPFILLCNDLLPSEIDQLQQTKVEGVILKETSMNSHTAILLRASGICSLIADTQNLVENETVILDTYSGVIIQDPSAHDLQKARERLSKESVQKALSAKKRFEPATTQNGRHIKVFANAADINTAKAAKEEGAEGIGLLRSEFLFKDVKPSLGKQQNAYKEIFELFDDITVRTLDVGGDKALPYIQIPTEDNPFLGIRGVRLFHTHPELLEEQLLAIFLAAENKRVKIMFPMISSVEEFKQTKSFAQSVAQKHKLDISHLHFGIMIEVPSVLFLLESFNDVVDFYSIGTNDLIQYLFAIERTHPLLKADALSPAVFSAIEIILHKATKPVSICGELAADKNAIPKLLDLGMETLSVSPKSIAQTKEEIRYV, encoded by the coding sequence ATGTACCTGTTTAAAAATCTGTTTTCGAAACCTCTTTCTGTACCACTTTCTGTCACCTCAAATAATGGATTTCATCTTAGGCCCGTTGCACAATTTGCTACTTTAGCCAAATCATTTCCCTGTCAGATCACTGCCACCTTTCACAACAAAAGTGTCGACGCAAAAGGTGTCAACACTTTACTTTCACTCTCTTTAGAAAAAGGAGATACTTTTATTTTGGTTGCCAAAGGGGAAAAGGCAGAGGTAGCCCTTGAAAAACTTCAACTGCTTTTTGAAACACTGATGCAAGAGGATAAAGAGATCCAAAAAATAGAAAAGAGTGCATACAGTTATGAAGGTTCTGTCATAGAAGGAGAAATCATCTCTGAGGGCATTGCCATTGCTCCTACCTACACCTATCATACGACAAAGGTGCAGCATCAAAGTGAGATGGACTTTAGAACTGCTCTCTCTCAAAGTACCAAAGAACTCGAAACACTCTATCGCAACAAAGAAGATGATGAAAATTCTGCTATCTACCTTGCACAAAAAGAACTTCTGATCTCACTAGGCACACACTGTCAAACTTTGACAGAACTTGAAGAGAAAGTTGAAGAAGAATCCAGAAAACTTGTAGGGACAAAACTTGATACTAAAACAAGTGATTATCAAGATATACTTCAACGTGTCAAAAAACATTTGGGGTTAGAAATAAAAGTCACTTTTCCAGATACCCCCTTTATATTGCTATGTAATGACCTGCTTCCCAGCGAGATAGACCAACTGCAGCAGACAAAGGTGGAAGGCGTGATCTTAAAAGAGACTTCTATGAACTCCCATACGGCTATCTTGCTTCGTGCTTCTGGTATCTGTTCTCTTATTGCAGATACCCAAAACCTTGTCGAAAATGAGACTGTCATACTCGATACATACTCCGGCGTGATCATTCAAGACCCAAGTGCCCACGATCTGCAAAAAGCTAGAGAACGTTTAAGCAAAGAGAGTGTACAAAAAGCGCTCTCTGCCAAAAAACGTTTTGAACCGGCAACCACACAAAATGGTAGACATATCAAGGTATTTGCCAACGCTGCCGACATTAACACAGCCAAAGCAGCAAAAGAAGAAGGAGCGGAAGGCATAGGTCTTTTACGTTCAGAATTTTTATTTAAGGATGTCAAACCCTCTTTGGGAAAACAGCAAAATGCCTACAAAGAGATCTTTGAACTGTTTGATGATATCACAGTACGTACACTGGATGTAGGCGGGGACAAAGCCCTGCCTTATATACAGATACCTACGGAGGACAACCCTTTTTTAGGTATACGCGGTGTACGTCTATTCCATACGCATCCTGAACTCTTGGAAGAACAACTACTTGCGATTTTTCTGGCTGCAGAAAATAAACGTGTAAAGATCATGTTCCCGATGATCAGCTCTGTGGAAGAATTTAAACAAACAAAATCCTTTGCGCAAAGCGTAGCTCAAAAACACAAGCTTGATATTTCACACCTTCATTTTGGTATCATGATAGAAGTACCATCGGTACTTTTCTTACTGGAATCATTTAATGATGTCGTAGATTTCTACTCTATCGGTACCAATGACCTTATACAGTACCTTTTTGCCATAGAAAGAACACATCCTCTTCTCAAAGCGGATGCACTCTCTCCCGCAGTATTTTCTGCTATTGAGATCATTCTTCATAAAGCAACTAAACCTGTAAGTATCTGCGGTGAACTGGCTGCAGATAAAAATGCCATACCCAAACTTTTAGATCTAGGCATGGAAACGCTCAGTGTTTCTCCCAAAAGTATCGCCCAAACAAAAGAGGAAATAAGATATGTTTAA
- a CDS encoding PTS transporter subunit EIIC, with protein MFNLLQRIGKALMTPIAVLPVAALLLRLGFGDIFDGQVALIMKSAGDAIFSHLDLLFGIGIAYGLAKNNDGAAALAGAIGVLIAKAVYLSIDKEVNMGVFVGIIMGVIAGTLYNRYHSIKLPEFLGFFGGKRFVPILTAVTAIGVGVVAGYFWHFAQNGIDMFSNAIIGLKETGTFIYGTLNRLLIPLGLHHILNSVFWFQLGEYTYLKEGVEVVANGDLHRFFAGDETAGVYMSGFYVIMMFGLPAMAYAIYLNTPKDSRQKVGAILAGVAFTSFLTGITEPLEFLFLFVAPLLFVLHALLTGLALAVAQMLDIHAGFGFSAGFIDYVINYKLATNPLLILPLGAVFSLIYFVSSYYMIKLFKLNIFEEMIDEKTVESDEEAKAFIEALGGEENIIHTDACITRLRMQVHDSSLLTDDAFIRLGAKGVIRPDRRSIQVVLGTKAESVAEKIKAFLQKV; from the coding sequence ATGTTTAATTTACTTCAACGCATTGGTAAAGCACTGATGACCCCTATCGCAGTACTTCCGGTTGCTGCGCTTCTGCTTCGTTTAGGTTTTGGTGATATCTTTGATGGTCAAGTCGCCCTGATCATGAAAAGTGCCGGGGATGCGATCTTTTCTCATCTTGACCTGCTTTTTGGTATAGGTATCGCCTACGGACTGGCTAAAAATAATGATGGTGCAGCCGCACTAGCAGGTGCTATAGGTGTACTCATCGCTAAAGCCGTCTATCTCAGTATAGACAAAGAGGTCAATATGGGTGTCTTTGTGGGTATCATCATGGGTGTCATTGCCGGGACATTGTATAATCGTTATCATAGCATTAAACTCCCTGAGTTTTTAGGCTTCTTTGGAGGAAAACGCTTTGTTCCTATTCTGACTGCTGTGACTGCCATAGGGGTTGGTGTAGTTGCCGGCTATTTCTGGCATTTTGCGCAAAATGGTATAGACATGTTTTCAAATGCTATCATAGGATTAAAAGAGACAGGTACATTCATCTACGGTACACTGAACCGTCTGCTCATTCCTTTAGGATTGCACCATATACTCAACTCAGTGTTTTGGTTCCAGCTGGGGGAATACACTTATCTCAAAGAGGGTGTGGAAGTAGTGGCGAACGGAGATTTGCATCGTTTCTTTGCCGGTGATGAGACTGCAGGTGTCTATATGTCAGGTTTTTATGTCATCATGATGTTCGGTCTGCCTGCAATGGCCTATGCGATCTATCTGAATACCCCAAAAGACTCTCGTCAAAAAGTCGGTGCCATTCTGGCTGGTGTTGCATTTACCTCATTTCTTACAGGGATTACAGAACCTTTGGAGTTTCTCTTTTTGTTTGTCGCACCTCTTCTCTTTGTTTTACACGCCCTCCTTACCGGTCTGGCCCTTGCTGTAGCACAGATGCTGGATATTCATGCAGGATTCGGGTTTTCGGCAGGCTTCATAGATTATGTGATCAACTACAAACTTGCTACCAATCCTCTGCTTATCCTCCCATTGGGGGCAGTATTCTCTCTTATTTATTTTGTCAGTTCCTACTACATGATCAAACTCTTTAAACTCAATATATTTGAAGAGATGATAGATGAAAAAACAGTCGAATCAGATGAGGAAGCAAAAGCGTTTATTGAAGCCTTGGGAGGGGAAGAAAATATTATTCATACCGATGCCTGCATCACTAGGTTGCGCATGCAAGTACACGATAGTTCTCTGCTTACGGACGATGCATTTATACGTTTAGGTGCAAAAGGGGTCATTCGTCCAGATAGACGCAGTATCCAAGTAGTATTGGGGACGAAAGCAGAGAGTGTCGCAGAGAAGATAAAGGCATTCTTACAAAAGGTCTAA
- a CDS encoding HAMP domain-containing sensor histidine kinase: MKRYERESFLKSFLIFLVLLEVLLAINFWNEYQIKKVEIEDKIHIEMKLCAFTLQCEGLTTDFVDKDETKEENILYQDGGFYSYFKVPTSDKYLMKVMYSKENYLLRVEKLANKLYRKFGFFSIFAAFVSLLFSIYSLMPLQKALRLNEEFVKDILHDFNTPISSMLINLKLFKREIGDNQKIQRLENNIQSILSLQENLRIFLKGVPAQSERFSLKELVHSRIHYFEVLYPDVTYNMDIDKMTLVTNKDAFTRIVDNLLSNAGKYNIENGEVNIVLQGSNLTIQDTGKGIKHPSKVFDRYYKEQDRGIGIGLHIVKKLCDELTIPVHIQSKQNEGTQIELNLSRVIAAT, from the coding sequence TTGAAAAGGTATGAACGGGAGTCATTTCTCAAAAGTTTTTTGATATTCCTGGTACTATTAGAAGTATTACTGGCGATTAATTTTTGGAATGAATATCAAATTAAAAAAGTAGAGATAGAAGATAAAATCCACATAGAGATGAAACTATGTGCCTTTACCCTGCAGTGCGAAGGTCTTACTACAGACTTTGTGGATAAGGATGAAACGAAAGAGGAAAATATACTCTATCAGGATGGTGGTTTTTATAGTTATTTCAAGGTGCCGACATCAGATAAGTATTTGATGAAAGTCATGTATTCAAAAGAAAATTATCTGTTGAGGGTGGAAAAGTTAGCGAATAAACTGTATAGAAAGTTTGGGTTCTTCTCCATTTTTGCTGCATTTGTCTCTCTTCTTTTCTCCATCTATTCGCTTATGCCGTTGCAAAAAGCGCTTCGTCTTAATGAAGAATTTGTCAAAGATATCCTCCATGATTTTAATACACCTATCAGTTCTATGCTTATCAACTTAAAACTCTTTAAAAGAGAGATAGGGGATAATCAAAAAATACAGAGACTTGAAAATAACATTCAAAGTATACTCTCTTTGCAGGAAAATCTGCGTATTTTTCTTAAAGGGGTCCCTGCACAATCAGAAAGGTTTTCGTTAAAGGAGTTGGTACACAGCCGTATACACTATTTTGAAGTACTCTACCCTGACGTGACATATAACATGGATATAGATAAAATGACGTTAGTGACAAATAAAGATGCATTTACCCGTATTGTGGATAACCTCTTAAGCAATGCAGGCAAATATAATATTGAAAATGGTGAGGTGAATATTGTATTGCAAGGGAGTAATTTAACGATACAAGACACGGGTAAGGGTATCAAACATCCTTCAAAAGTGTTTGATAGATATTATAAAGAACAAGACAGAGGGATAGGGATAGGGTTGCATATTGTGAAAAAACTTTGTGATGAATTAACAATTCCCGTTCATATACAAAGTAAACAGAATGAGGGGACACAGATCGAATTAAATCTTTCACGAGTTATTGCTGCTACATAG
- a CDS encoding response regulator transcription factor, which produces MRILLLEDDQILCDSLKEFLELEGYKVDVAHRGPEVFDLTFTHKYDLYILDVNVPEVDGFDVLSALKEAGDETPAIYITALTDINSISKGFAIGAEDYIKKPFDPEELLIRIKRKYQNDDELLYLNDIVYNPVTRVLKKGEQTIGLGDVQQNIFHALITAQNKIVDSYTLMDFLEQPTANALRVNLAKLKNKLGIEIKNIRGKGYMIEKV; this is translated from the coding sequence ATGAGAATACTACTACTTGAAGATGACCAGATTTTATGTGATAGCCTAAAAGAGTTCTTGGAACTTGAAGGTTATAAGGTAGATGTGGCACATCGTGGACCTGAAGTATTTGACCTCACCTTTACCCATAAGTATGACCTGTACATTTTAGATGTGAATGTACCTGAAGTCGATGGTTTTGATGTGCTCTCAGCACTGAAAGAGGCAGGAGATGAAACACCCGCTATTTACATCACAGCCCTTACAGACATCAATTCTATTTCCAAAGGTTTTGCCATAGGGGCGGAAGACTATATCAAAAAACCTTTTGATCCCGAAGAACTACTGATACGCATTAAACGAAAATATCAAAATGATGATGAACTGCTTTATCTGAATGATATTGTTTATAATCCGGTGACAAGAGTGTTAAAAAAAGGAGAACAGACGATAGGATTGGGAGATGTACAGCAAAATATTTTTCATGCACTTATCACAGCACAAAATAAAATTGTAGACAGTTATACACTGATGGACTTTTTAGAACAGCCTACAGCAAATGCGTTGCGCGTAAATCTTGCAAAATTAAAGAACAAATTGGGCATAGAGATCAAGAATATACGTGGGAAGGGGTATATGATTGAAAAGGTATGA
- a CDS encoding PTS glucose transporter subunit IIA, translating to MFGFLKRKVREIKSPVDGQVVALESVKDDVFSQKLVGDGVAIIPMSDVFTAPIDGKITKIFSTNHAYSIKSSKDLEVMVHIGLETVALEGKGFERLANEGDEVKAGDPVIRADLSYIREHAKDVITPVIISDESDVKSIDKRLNIVKSQDIIMEVN from the coding sequence ATGTTCGGATTTTTAAAACGCAAAGTAAGAGAGATCAAGTCACCTGTAGATGGACAGGTCGTAGCACTTGAAAGTGTGAAGGATGACGTGTTTTCACAAAAACTTGTAGGCGATGGTGTAGCGATCATCCCTATGTCAGATGTGTTTACAGCACCTATAGATGGAAAGATCACAAAAATATTTTCTACAAACCATGCATATAGTATTAAGAGTTCAAAAGATCTAGAGGTGATGGTTCACATTGGTTTAGAGACTGTGGCACTTGAGGGAAAAGGTTTTGAACGTCTTGCAAATGAAGGCGATGAGGTCAAAGCGGGAGATCCGGTAATTCGTGCTGACCTATCGTACATTCGTGAACATGCCAAGGATGTCATTACCCCTGTGATCATTTCTGATGAAAGTGATGTGAAAAGTATCGACAAACGGTTGAATATCGTCAAAAGCCAAGATATCATCATGGAGGTCAACTAA
- the nagA gene encoding N-acetylglucosamine-6-phosphate deacetylase: MKAILNAKIFSDDKIIEDKVLLFDHKIVNIVKESDLTDIETIDAKGAYVSAGFIDLHIHGSGGADVMDATPDALETISSTLLQTGTTSFLATTMTMSSGAIDKALQNIQLHAEKVSGANVLGIHLEGPFINADKHGAQDKAYVQSPNMALIENYLNEVKMITLAPEIAGAEDFVKRLTKEYPHVILSIGHSDASYEESQESFVWGISHATHLFNAMNPYHHRKPGIVGAVFDADVTCDIIADLVHTHPTTLELVQKVKKEKLILITDAMRAGCMKCGTYDLGGRSVEVDEGKAVLENGTLAGSVLKMNDALSNMRVHTSMTLPEIVNAVTKIPARKLGIPKGELQAGYDADIVIFDENFSIISTILNGEVKYRR; encoded by the coding sequence ATGAAAGCTATCCTCAATGCAAAGATATTTAGTGATGATAAGATCATTGAAGATAAAGTACTTTTATTTGATCATAAGATTGTCAATATCGTAAAGGAGAGTGATCTTACAGATATTGAAACGATCGATGCCAAAGGTGCTTACGTCAGTGCAGGGTTTATTGATCTGCATATACATGGCAGTGGCGGTGCAGATGTGATGGATGCCACACCTGATGCTTTGGAGACGATCTCTTCAACGCTTCTTCAAACAGGGACCACTTCTTTTTTGGCCACGACAATGACCATGTCAAGTGGGGCTATTGACAAGGCTTTACAAAATATACAACTGCATGCGGAGAAGGTCAGTGGTGCGAATGTGCTTGGCATTCATCTTGAAGGTCCTTTTATCAATGCAGATAAACACGGTGCACAAGATAAAGCTTATGTCCAATCCCCGAATATGGCACTGATAGAAAACTATTTAAACGAAGTAAAAATGATCACACTGGCACCTGAAATAGCGGGTGCAGAAGATTTTGTAAAACGATTGACAAAAGAGTATCCTCATGTCATTTTGAGTATTGGGCATTCTGATGCAAGTTACGAAGAGAGTCAAGAGAGTTTTGTCTGGGGTATCTCACATGCAACCCATCTCTTTAATGCCATGAACCCTTATCATCATAGAAAACCTGGCATCGTAGGTGCAGTCTTTGACGCTGATGTGACTTGTGATATTATCGCAGATCTTGTGCATACACACCCGACTACGCTTGAACTGGTACAGAAAGTCAAAAAAGAGAAGCTTATACTTATCACTGACGCTATGCGGGCAGGATGTATGAAATGCGGAACCTATGATTTGGGTGGCAGAAGTGTTGAGGTAGATGAAGGCAAGGCAGTATTAGAAAACGGTACGCTTGCAGGTTCTGTACTGAAGATGAATGATGCATTGTCAAATATGAGAGTACATACATCTATGACTCTTCCTGAGATTGTCAATGCTGTGACAAAAATACCTGCACGTAAACTGGGGATTCCTAAAGGTGAACTACAAGCAGGGTATGATGCGGATATAGTCATCTTTGATGAAAATTTTAGTATCATATCAACCATATTGAATGGTGAAGTAAAGTATAGAAGGTAA
- a CDS encoding long-chain-fatty-acid--CoA ligase — protein sequence MDYKFNNFYELITFQAKKRKKKVALFVDNEKITYGDILLAADKLAAFLANKGVKKGDKVAFFLRNSPEFIYTIFAASKLGVMVVPINTFLKEDELSYILEDSGSSVLIASAIHEKVVNSSKASTLCQFVLWEGDKSAQGEQYYSFDEALNTELSVAHTDTALEDTAVIIYTSGTTGKPKGAMLSHKNIFSNASSGMKHIKLTPRDRGIVFLPMFHSFTFTIAVMLPLYVGMSIVIIKSIQPFSNIFKQTLLKRVTLFFGIPDVYNALAKAKLPWYFMWFNNIRAFISGAAALQPKTLDAMAKKFKRATLLEGYGLSEASPAVSMNTLKKQKAGSVGTALYGYEIKIVDQELNEVHRGAIGDIIVKGDNVMKGYLNHPTATDETIINGWLLTGDVGYMDDDGFLFIVDRKKDLIISKGINIYPREIEEVIDVFEGVSASAVIGIDDKNSGEVPVAYIELEEGVETLDEADLKKYLREHLANYKIPKQIHVIQELPKNATGKVLKRTLKVSLRTDV from the coding sequence ATGGACTATAAGTTTAATAACTTTTATGAACTTATCACCTTTCAGGCAAAAAAGCGTAAGAAAAAAGTGGCGCTTTTTGTGGATAATGAGAAGATTACCTATGGAGATATTTTACTAGCAGCAGATAAACTGGCTGCTTTTCTTGCTAACAAAGGTGTAAAAAAAGGTGATAAAGTCGCATTTTTTTTACGAAACTCTCCTGAGTTCATCTATACGATCTTTGCCGCTTCAAAACTAGGGGTTATGGTTGTACCTATCAATACATTTTTGAAAGAGGATGAACTTAGCTATATTTTAGAAGACAGTGGCTCTTCAGTACTTATTGCCTCCGCTATCCATGAGAAGGTTGTCAACAGCAGTAAGGCAAGTACATTATGTCAATTTGTTCTATGGGAAGGTGACAAGAGCGCTCAGGGAGAGCAGTATTACTCTTTTGATGAAGCGTTAAACACAGAGTTATCTGTAGCACATACCGATACTGCATTGGAAGATACAGCTGTGATCATTTATACTTCAGGTACAACAGGCAAACCTAAAGGGGCGATGTTAAGCCATAAGAATATTTTTTCAAACGCAAGTTCTGGTATGAAGCATATTAAGTTGACACCTAGAGATAGAGGGATCGTATTTCTTCCAATGTTCCACTCTTTTACATTTACGATCGCTGTTATGCTTCCACTATATGTAGGCATGAGTATCGTGATCATCAAATCGATACAGCCTTTTTCAAATATCTTTAAACAGACACTGTTAAAACGGGTGACACTCTTTTTTGGTATTCCTGATGTCTATAATGCATTAGCCAAAGCAAAACTTCCATGGTATTTTATGTGGTTCAACAACATACGGGCATTTATTTCCGGTGCAGCAGCACTACAGCCTAAAACACTTGATGCTATGGCAAAAAAATTTAAACGGGCAACATTACTGGAAGGGTACGGACTTAGCGAAGCAAGCCCTGCGGTCAGTATGAATACATTAAAAAAACAAAAAGCGGGATCTGTAGGTACAGCACTCTATGGCTATGAGATAAAGATCGTAGATCAAGAGTTGAATGAGGTACATCGTGGAGCTATAGGAGATATTATCGTAAAAGGTGATAATGTAATGAAAGGCTATTTGAATCATCCCACTGCAACCGATGAGACGATCATTAACGGGTGGCTACTTACGGGTGATGTAGGGTATATGGATGATGACGGGTTTTTGTTTATCGTTGATAGAAAAAAAGATCTCATTATTTCAAAAGGTATCAATATTTATCCTCGTGAAATAGAGGAAGTGATAGATGTGTTCGAGGGGGTAAGTGCTTCAGCTGTAATAGGCATAGATGATAAGAATAGCGGAGAAGTTCCTGTTGCTTATATAGAACTTGAAGAGGGTGTAGAGACACTTGATGAAGCAGATTTGAAAAAATATCTGAGAGAACACCTTGCAAATTATAAAATACCCAAACAAATACATGTCATTCAAGAACTCCCTAAAAATGCTACGGGTAAAGTACTTAAAAGAACACTCAAAGTAAGTCTTAGGACTGATGTGTGA
- a CDS encoding OmpP1/FadL family transporter — MIKGLALSAIASSVVMAGGYKIPEQSLNSMALGAAYVAHTTGADTAYYNPANMVFIDEGKSYVEGGITLAHLPSNVFSSAPEYSGESEVENILIPYFHYIAPAMGNFRWGVSLTVPGGLTKRWETPFQKAFAEEFTLKVVEFNPSLSYRIRDDFSIGGGLRLVYSEGVIKNDSAVATTDMEGDTVGLGYNLAMTYKPTSEMNFAVTYRSSIDLDEEGTATLYSGDTLLYDGDASVSVPLPAALNVAISKTWQDTFTLELLYERTYWSQYETLKFEGVPLPEAPKNWKDTDTFRVGATIKMDNKITAMMGFAIDETPVPENTIGFELPDSDAKIFSMGFRYQQREDLSWGAAFLYDSKESRTINGFGTFHEGGAFLTTIGIAYEY; from the coding sequence ATGATAAAAGGGTTGGCACTCAGTGCAATAGCAAGTTCGGTTGTCATGGCGGGAGGATACAAGATACCGGAGCAATCACTGAACTCGATGGCACTGGGAGCCGCTTATGTAGCGCATACGACAGGTGCTGATACAGCATATTATAACCCTGCAAATATGGTTTTTATAGATGAAGGTAAAAGTTATGTAGAGGGTGGCATCACTTTAGCACATCTCCCATCAAATGTCTTTAGCAGTGCACCTGAATATTCAGGTGAATCAGAAGTAGAAAACATATTGATCCCCTATTTTCATTATATTGCTCCTGCGATGGGGAATTTTAGATGGGGTGTCAGTTTAACTGTACCCGGAGGATTAACAAAAAGATGGGAGACACCTTTCCAAAAAGCTTTTGCCGAAGAGTTTACGCTTAAAGTAGTAGAGTTTAACCCTTCTCTATCTTATAGGATCAGGGATGATTTTAGTATCGGAGGGGGTCTCCGATTGGTATACAGTGAAGGAGTCATTAAAAATGACAGTGCAGTAGCTACGACAGATATGGAGGGTGATACGGTAGGGCTTGGCTATAATTTAGCTATGACATATAAACCGACATCAGAGATGAATTTTGCTGTAACCTATCGCTCTAGTATCGACCTTGATGAAGAAGGTACGGCAACACTTTACTCTGGAGATACTTTGTTATATGATGGTGATGCCAGTGTATCTGTGCCTTTGCCTGCAGCACTTAATGTGGCGATTTCTAAAACGTGGCAAGATACATTTACACTGGAATTGCTTTACGAAAGAACCTATTGGTCTCAGTATGAGACCTTAAAGTTCGAAGGGGTTCCTTTACCTGAGGCACCCAAGAACTGGAAAGATACGGATACTTTTAGAGTGGGTGCAACCATCAAAATGGATAACAAGATCACAGCGATGATGGGTTTTGCAATCGATGAAACACCCGTACCTGAAAACACTATAGGATTTGAACTCCCTGATAGTGACGCTAAGATCTTTTCTATGGGGTTTCGGTATCAGCAGAGAGAAGACCTCTCATGGGGTGCTGCATTCTTATATGATAGTAAAGAATCACGAACTATCAATGGTTTTGGTACATTTCATGAAGGTGGGGCATTCTTGACGACTATCGGCATAGCGTACGAGTATTAA
- the nfo gene encoding deoxyribonuclease IV, with protein sequence MTKFVGAHVSASGGVDNAPLNAMAIGAKAFALFTKNQRQWVAKPLETKTIDAFHENLEKSGILPKHILPHDSYLINLGHPEVEKLEKSRDAFIDELERCRILGLDRLNFHPGSHLTKIPKKDPEYMDKLMQAELGCLDVIADSLNRAIEATQDSNVKLVIENTAGQGSNLGYKFEHLAHIIDKVEDKSRVGVCIDTCHMFTAGYDIRTRETYDETWNSFDKVVGREYLMGMHINDSKPKLGSRVDRHDSLGQGEIGWDAFNFIMNDSRMDDIPLVLETIDESIWAQEISALYALMED encoded by the coding sequence ATGACAAAATTTGTCGGAGCACATGTAAGTGCAAGCGGAGGTGTAGATAATGCGCCACTTAATGCTATGGCTATAGGGGCTAAAGCATTTGCACTTTTTACGAAAAATCAAAGACAGTGGGTAGCAAAACCTTTAGAAACAAAAACAATAGACGCATTTCATGAAAATCTTGAAAAATCCGGTATCTTACCAAAACACATTTTACCGCATGACTCTTACCTCATAAATCTGGGACACCCTGAGGTAGAAAAGCTTGAGAAATCAAGAGACGCCTTTATAGATGAGTTAGAACGTTGTCGCATTTTAGGGCTTGACAGACTTAACTTTCACCCTGGTTCTCATTTGACAAAGATCCCTAAAAAAGACCCAGAATATATGGATAAGCTTATGCAGGCCGAATTGGGATGTTTGGATGTTATAGCAGATTCACTGAATAGAGCCATAGAAGCTACACAGGATTCCAATGTCAAACTGGTCATAGAAAATACAGCAGGACAGGGATCTAACCTTGGTTATAAATTTGAGCATTTGGCACATATCATAGATAAGGTAGAAGATAAAAGCAGGGTAGGTGTGTGTATTGATACCTGTCATATGTTTACGGCAGGATATGATATCCGTACCAGGGAAACCTATGATGAAACATGGAACAGTTTTGATAAAGTAGTAGGAAGAGAGTACTTGATGGGAATGCATATTAATGACTCTAAACCAAAGTTAGGTTCAAGAGTTGACCGACATGATTCACTAGGCCAGGGAGAGATCGGATGGGACGCTTTTAACTTCATTATGAATGACTCGCGTATGGATGATATACCACTTGTCTTGGAAACCATTGATGAGTCGATCTGGGCACAGGAGATCAGTGCACTGTATGCTTTAATGGAAGATTAA